ACGAATGTGAGTGGCAACAACAGGCCACCCGCCACCATCCAAGGTCGTCGCGGCCCCCAGCGCGTGGTCGTCCTGTCCGAGAGTCGTCCCACCATGGGGTTACTCAGCAGGTCCAACAGGCGCGGCACCGCGACGACTAAACCCGCCAGTCCCGCGGCCACACCCAGCGTGTCGGTCAGGTAGTACAGCAGCACCAGACCCGGGACGGTGGTGAAGATCGCGCTGCTCAACCCACCCGCACCGAAAGCGGCCTGCTCAGCAGGCGACGGGGGCCGCCGAACAGCATCGGACGGCCCCGCCGCCTGGTTCTCGGCTCGCTTCGGCGTCACCTTGAACCACATCCTTCGACGAAGATAACTAATGAACGCCGTTCCATAAGTGCGATATAGCACAGTGTTACATGGAGTCCGGCGATGCGCTAGTAGTTGGTGACCGCCACGCGCTCGCCACTGGCGGCCCTCCTGTCACAGCATCGTTCAAGCTGCGCAGGGAGTGCGGGGACGGTTCGGCATCCATGGATGCCCACTCCTCAGCGCACTCGATGATCCCCTTCGGCGGGGTGAACAAATCGGGCTACGGCGTGGAGTTCGGCGTCGAGGGTTTTGCAAGCGGTTTCAGTGCCGCGAGTCATCAACGGGTGAACAGGCACACCCGCCGGAGTCCACACTTCCAGGTCGCCGGTTCAGGTCCGGTGATTAGCTCAACCGAGGAGATCGACTGCGAGTCTCAGCACGAATCTCACGGTCTCTCTTCCGTGTTGCACCGCTAAGCATCTGTTTGCCCGCGAGTACTCGCGGTGGAGGTGTCCTGTCTGCCGGTCAACGCTTTCCTTTCGACGCCGTCGGATCGGTGGAGCTGCGGACCACCAGTCGCGAGCCCAGCGACGCGCGGATGGTCTGAGTGGTGGCCTTGCCCTCGATGGCCTGCGCCAGCAGCCGTACCCCCTCGGCGGCGATGTCGGTCAGCGGTTGCGCGACGGTGGTCAGCGGCGGCGTGCTCAGCGCCGCGAACGGGATGTCGTCGAATCCGGTCACCGCCACTTCGCCCGGCACCTCGACACCCGCCTCCCGGCAGGCCTGCAGGACACCGAGTGCGATCAGGTCGTTGCCGCACACGATCGCGCCCGGCCGACGTCGCGAGCGCAGGATCTGGGCCCCCGCCCGCTGCCCCCATTCAACGGAGTACTCCCCCAGCAGGACCGATGCGGTGTCGATGCCGATCCCCTGTGCCTGAGCGTGTTTCAGCAGGCCGGCTTGGCGTGACTCGGTGGAGGAATCGGTGGGCGCCGCGCTGACAAACGCCGCACTGCCGACCCCCAGCTCGGCGAGGTGACCCACGATCAGCGATTCGGCGAAGTCGTCGTCGATGCCCACCCAGTCGGTGTCGGTGTCCCGGGCCCGCCGGTCGATCTGGACGACGGGCACGCGGGCCGCCGCCGCTCGCACGGCCGCACCGCTGTCGACCTCGTTCGCGGGGCTGATGATCACCCCGTCGACACGTCGATTGATCAGCGAGGCAAGACGATCCGCCTCGATGCGCGGATCCGATTGTGCGTCGCACAACAGCATCTGCCAACCGCGTTGGGCTAGCACGCGGTCCACGTTCTTCACCAGCGACGTGAAGAACGGGTTGGCGATATCGGGGACCACCATTCCGATGGTGTCGGTGCGGCTACGCCGCAGTGAACTGGCGATGCCGTTGCTGGAATAGCCCAGCTCGGCCACCGCGTCATCGATGCGGCGCGCCAGCTCCGGCGACACCGGCCGGGTCCCGGACAGCGCACGGGACACCGTCGCCGTCGACACTCCGGCATGCTCGGCGACCTGCCTGATTGTCGGACGCACAGCCCCCCTTGCGGTCGATCGCCCCATGCGAATGCTCCTAGTGTGTAACACGAAGGGCGCCGCTAGGCAATCGTTTACATTCCTGAAACTGCTGGCCCTTGACCCGTGATCATCGGGGGTGCTTTGGTGGTCGACACCAGCTTTGTAATCGATTACACAATCGAGGAGACGCATGACCCGCACCTTCCGCTCCCGCCTGGCAGCGATGTTGATGACCACAGTCGCCGCGGCGGGCCTCACCGCCTGCGGCAGCGAGTCCGAGGAACCGGCAGCCGACGGCACCACGCCGGTCAATCTGATCATGGAATGGCCCGTCGCCGACGCCTTCTGGACACCTTTTGTAGTCGCAAAGGACAAGGGCTACTACTCCCAAGCCGGGATGGACGTGACGATAACCCCACCACCCACCGTCGCGGACACGATGAAGTTCCTCGGGACGGCCGAAGCAGACATGGCGTTCACCACCACCCTTGATGTGCTGTTCGCCAAGGACCAGGACGCACCCGTGATCGCCACCGGCGCCTACGGGGACCAGAACAACTGGGGCTTGATCGCGCGCGAACCGTTCGAACTCGCCGATATCAAGGGCAAGACCATCGGCATCTACAACGACGCCTGGTCCAAGGCGCAGCTGACCATGATGCTGAACTCGGTGGGCCTGGCGCTTCCCGACGTCCAGCTGGTCACCGCCGCCGACAACACGGTGCCGCTGCTGCTGGAGAACCGTGTCGACATCATCACCGGCGTCACCAACGCCGAGTCGGCCGATGTGCGTGTCAATGGCGGTTTCGATCCGTTCTTCATGGCTGCCAGCGATCACGGCGCACCCAACGCGCCCATCTTCGTCGTTGCCGGCAACACCGAATGGCTGGAGCAAAACACCGACACCGCAAAAGCTTTCATGTTGGCCACCAAGCGCGGCCTTGACGATGCGCTGAACGACCCGGAGGGGGCCATGGCGATCTTCGACAAGACCTACCCGGGCTCGGACATGGGCTTCATCGTCGACTCCTGGAACGCGACTGCCGAGATCCTCAAAGCGCAGGTGCCCCCGTTCGAACAGAGCGACGAACAATGGAGCGGTCTGCTGGATGCCGCCGTGGCGCAGGACCTGGTGAAGTCCGTGGACGAGCCCAGCGCCTACTGGACCAACGACTACCTGCCCGAATAGAGGCCTGCGTGATGTCTTTCCCCGACGACTCGTTGGTGACCCCGGACACCGTCAGCGTGGCACCACCCGACGGGCTGGTGAAAGCCCAACTCCTGGCTCGTGACGTCGCTGAACTGGCGGCCGACGCGCTATGGGCGGGCATGACCGAACGCGAGCTGGCCAGGTGGGCAGAAGAGACGCTGCGGGCCCGCGGATCCACCGGATTGTGGACCATCGTGAACGTGGGTTTCGGCTCGGGCAGCCTCGACTGCTTCCCCACGGCGGCGCCGACGGGAAGGATGCTGTGGAACATCGACGCCGGCTTCATCGACGTCCACCCCGTGGTCGACGGTTGGTGGGGGGACTGCACCCGCACTTTCGTCATCGGCGACCAGCCCGACTACCTCGAGGCCAAGAACGAGATCCAGCGGATCCACGACACCGTACTCAGCGCGGCCTACCCGGGGATGCGGGCCAACGCACTGTGGTCGGTGTTCCATGACTGCATTGCCGGCACCGCGTGGAACCACCTGGACCGCCTCGGCAACATCGGCCACTCTATCGGCCAAAATGTCTCGTACACGCAGGGTTACATCGACCGCCACAACACGACAAAGATGTGGGGAGGCTGGGCGGTCGAACCCTACATCGGGAACCACCTCTACGGCGTGAAGGTCGAGGACGTCATCTGGTTCGGACCGGAGGGTTGCACCGTCATCCGGTGACCCCGTCGCACTTCGACACCCCACCACCAACGAAAGGAGTCGGCACATGGCCCGAACGCTCATCGCCGGCGAGTCCTGGACCACGACGTCGATCCACACCAAGGGGTTCGACTCATTCACGACCGTAGCCTACGA
Above is a window of Mycolicibacterium baixiangningiae DNA encoding:
- a CDS encoding LacI family DNA-binding transcriptional regulator, which codes for MRPTIRQVAEHAGVSTATVSRALSGTRPVSPELARRIDDAVAELGYSSNGIASSLRRSRTDTIGMVVPDIANPFFTSLVKNVDRVLAQRGWQMLLCDAQSDPRIEADRLASLINRRVDGVIISPANEVDSGAAVRAAAARVPVVQIDRRARDTDTDWVGIDDDFAESLIVGHLAELGVGSAAFVSAAPTDSSTESRQAGLLKHAQAQGIGIDTASVLLGEYSVEWGQRAGAQILRSRRRPGAIVCGNDLIALGVLQACREAGVEVPGEVAVTGFDDIPFAALSTPPLTTVAQPLTDIAAEGVRLLAQAIEGKATTQTIRASLGSRLVVRSSTDPTASKGKR
- a CDS encoding ABC transporter substrate-binding protein; this translates as MTRTFRSRLAAMLMTTVAAAGLTACGSESEEPAADGTTPVNLIMEWPVADAFWTPFVVAKDKGYYSQAGMDVTITPPPTVADTMKFLGTAEADMAFTTTLDVLFAKDQDAPVIATGAYGDQNNWGLIAREPFELADIKGKTIGIYNDAWSKAQLTMMLNSVGLALPDVQLVTAADNTVPLLLENRVDIITGVTNAESADVRVNGGFDPFFMAASDHGAPNAPIFVVAGNTEWLEQNTDTAKAFMLATKRGLDDALNDPEGAMAIFDKTYPGSDMGFIVDSWNATAEILKAQVPPFEQSDEQWSGLLDAAVAQDLVKSVDEPSAYWTNDYLPE
- a CDS encoding M24 family metallopeptidase, with protein sequence MSFPDDSLVTPDTVSVAPPDGLVKAQLLARDVAELAADALWAGMTERELARWAEETLRARGSTGLWTIVNVGFGSGSLDCFPTAAPTGRMLWNIDAGFIDVHPVVDGWWGDCTRTFVIGDQPDYLEAKNEIQRIHDTVLSAAYPGMRANALWSVFHDCIAGTAWNHLDRLGNIGHSIGQNVSYTQGYIDRHNTTKMWGGWAVEPYIGNHLYGVKVEDVIWFGPEGCTVIR